In Lysobacter lycopersici, a genomic segment contains:
- a CDS encoding DUF885 domain-containing protein: MKALPLSLAIVLAIGLSVPAAPTARAADAPAATAPAAPAWVARSNEFSQILLKAQAPFAPEEASFFGIPGYDDQVFDLKPKVGERFRAAMAQAKAELQGKLAVEKDPNVRQDLQILIDAASRNIENSQLNEQYLLPWSDVGQNVFTGLQALLSDQTPPERRAHALARLQRYAGLTADTTPLVQLAKDRYAERAGDANLTRPSKMEVEQALANSDTYIKGIADLFAQYKIEGAQPALDAIGKQLRDYADWTRGEVLPRARDDAKLPAPVYAFQLKQMGIDIDPQLLMQRAEVEFMETRAAMRQLAPQVAAAKGLKVDDPNDYIAVLHALKRDTIPNDGLEGEYRKVIDAIDPIIRKQGIVDVPNRPMIMRLGSPAESAAQPAPHFLPAPLVGNTGQQGQFVLPVSVPTADGKALQYDDFNFASAAWTLSAHEGRPGHELQFTAMIERGVSLARSMFAFNSVNVEGWALYAEAEMVPYEPVDGQFIALQLRLLRAARAILDPMLNLGLIDRASADRVLEGEVGVSAAMAKQELDRYMFNMPGQAGSYFYGYSRLLQTRMDAELALGPKFDRKAFNNFVIGQGMLPPDLLAAAVKEQFVPQQMAKK, translated from the coding sequence TCCGTTCCCGCTGCGCCGACCGCGCGTGCGGCCGATGCGCCCGCCGCCACGGCGCCCGCGGCACCGGCCTGGGTCGCGCGCAGCAACGAATTTTCGCAGATCCTGCTCAAGGCGCAGGCGCCGTTCGCGCCGGAGGAAGCCTCGTTCTTCGGCATCCCGGGCTACGACGACCAGGTCTTCGACCTGAAACCCAAGGTCGGCGAACGCTTCCGCGCGGCGATGGCGCAGGCGAAGGCCGAACTGCAGGGCAAGCTTGCCGTCGAGAAAGATCCGAACGTGCGCCAGGACCTGCAGATCCTGATCGACGCCGCCAGCCGCAACATCGAGAACAGTCAGCTCAACGAGCAGTACCTGCTGCCGTGGTCGGACGTGGGCCAGAACGTGTTCACCGGCCTGCAGGCGCTGCTCTCCGACCAGACCCCGCCCGAGCGCCGCGCGCACGCGCTCGCGCGCCTGCAGCGCTATGCCGGCCTGACCGCGGATACGACGCCGCTGGTGCAACTGGCGAAGGACCGCTACGCCGAGCGCGCCGGCGATGCGAACCTCACGCGTCCCAGCAAGATGGAAGTCGAGCAGGCGCTGGCGAACAGCGATACCTACATCAAGGGCATCGCCGACCTGTTCGCGCAGTACAAGATCGAAGGCGCGCAACCGGCGCTGGACGCGATCGGCAAGCAGCTGCGCGACTACGCCGACTGGACCCGCGGCGAAGTGCTGCCCAGGGCGCGCGACGACGCGAAACTGCCGGCGCCGGTGTACGCGTTCCAGCTCAAGCAGATGGGCATCGACATCGACCCGCAACTGCTGATGCAGCGCGCCGAGGTCGAGTTCATGGAAACCCGCGCGGCGATGCGCCAGCTCGCGCCGCAGGTGGCCGCGGCGAAGGGCCTGAAGGTCGACGATCCGAACGACTACATCGCGGTGCTGCACGCGTTGAAGCGCGACACCATCCCGAACGACGGGCTGGAAGGCGAATACCGCAAGGTCATCGACGCGATCGACCCGATCATCCGCAAGCAAGGCATAGTCGACGTGCCGAACCGGCCGATGATCATGCGCCTGGGTTCGCCGGCCGAAAGCGCCGCGCAGCCCGCGCCGCACTTCCTGCCCGCGCCGCTGGTCGGCAACACCGGGCAGCAGGGCCAGTTCGTGTTGCCGGTGTCGGTGCCGACGGCGGACGGCAAGGCGCTGCAGTACGACGACTTCAACTTCGCGTCCGCGGCGTGGACCCTGTCCGCGCACGAAGGCCGCCCGGGCCACGAACTGCAGTTCACCGCGATGATCGAACGCGGCGTGTCGCTGGCGCGCTCGATGTTCGCGTTCAATTCGGTGAACGTGGAAGGCTGGGCGCTGTACGCCGAAGCCGAGATGGTGCCCTACGAACCGGTCGACGGGCAGTTCATCGCGCTGCAGTTGCGCCTGCTGCGCGCGGCGCGCGCGATCCTCGACCCGATGCTCAACCTCGGCCTGATCGACCGCGCCAGCGCCGATCGCGTGCTCGAAGGCGAAGTCGGCGTGTCGGCGGCGATGGCCAAGCAGGAACTCGACCGCTACATGTTCAACATGCCCGGCCAGGCCGGCAGCTATTTCTACGGCTACAGCCGCCTGTTGCAGACGCGCATGGACGCCGAGCTCGCGCTGGGCCCGAAGTTCGACCGCAAGGCGTTCAACAACTTCGTGATCGGCCAGGGCATGTTGCCGCCGGACCTGCTCGCCGCCGCGGTGAAGGAACAGTTCGTGCCGCAGCAGATGGCGAAGAAGTAG
- a CDS encoding class I SAM-dependent methyltransferase, with the protein MSLRDSAKGFVYRHRAPAKRAIVALRSLLPAPLARRFMLAMEKLAFTLTPAHQGDTLPPAFHAWSQRWVRPKFERLGATSPEDLYRVEIRRHAQALAGRELRIASLGAGAGDLELRLMQWLQQDGIDARMDCVDLNPRLMQAGESRARELGLDERMRFIAADATGFRDPQPYDVLVVNQFFHHVAELEVFCAALSRLLAPDGVLLSSDVVGRNGHLPWPDVDAQVQAFWRELSPAQTVDRGDGKPKPRYEAVDHAAYSNEGVRAQDVVACLADAFDFEVFLTFGAAIMPFVERRFGFNFTADGADTELLDRFATTDDTRVQRGDYPASNMFAVLRHRGGAVRQDFDPISPQRHIALTRAQLAKV; encoded by the coding sequence TTGTCCCTGCGCGATTCCGCCAAGGGTTTCGTTTACCGGCATCGCGCACCGGCCAAGCGCGCCATCGTCGCGCTGCGGTCGCTGCTGCCGGCGCCGCTGGCGCGGCGCTTCATGCTCGCGATGGAGAAGCTCGCGTTCACGCTGACCCCGGCGCACCAGGGCGACACCCTGCCGCCGGCCTTCCACGCGTGGTCGCAACGCTGGGTGCGGCCGAAGTTCGAACGCCTCGGCGCGACCTCGCCCGAAGACCTGTATCGGGTCGAGATCCGCAGGCATGCGCAGGCCCTTGCCGGGCGCGAACTGCGCATCGCCAGCCTCGGCGCTGGCGCCGGCGATCTGGAACTGCGGCTGATGCAGTGGCTGCAGCAGGACGGAATCGACGCACGCATGGATTGCGTCGACCTCAACCCGCGGCTCATGCAGGCGGGCGAATCCCGTGCGCGCGAACTCGGCCTCGACGAACGCATGCGCTTCATCGCCGCGGACGCGACCGGATTCCGCGACCCGCAACCCTACGACGTGCTGGTGGTGAACCAGTTCTTCCACCACGTCGCGGAACTGGAAGTTTTCTGCGCCGCGCTTTCACGTTTGCTTGCGCCGGACGGCGTGCTGCTCAGCAGCGACGTGGTCGGCCGCAACGGCCACCTGCCGTGGCCGGACGTGGACGCGCAGGTGCAGGCGTTCTGGCGCGAGCTGTCGCCGGCGCAGACCGTGGACCGCGGCGACGGCAAGCCCAAGCCGCGCTACGAGGCCGTGGACCATGCTGCGTATTCGAACGAGGGCGTGCGCGCGCAGGACGTGGTCGCCTGCCTCGCCGATGCCTTCGATTTCGAGGTGTTCCTCACCTTCGGCGCGGCGATCATGCCCTTCGTCGAACGTCGCTTCGGCTTCAATTTCACGGCTGATGGCGCCGACACCGAATTGCTCGATCGCTTCGCCACGACCGACGACACGCGCGTGCAGCGCGGCGACTACCCGGCGTCGAACATGTTCGCGGTGCTCCGCCATCGCGGCGGCGCGGTCCGGCAGGACTTCGACCCAATCAGCCCACAGCGGCACATCGCGTTGACGCGGGCGCAGTTGGCGAAGGTGTAG